The genomic region AAGAAGTTATTCACTGTCGTTTCCTCATTCATACGGAATCGCACAGGGCGCACCATCAGCACACTATCCGTTATTTGTCTGTTCATTCTATAAAAAGTTGCTTACAGCCCGCAAAGGTACACAAAAAAATAATACACAAGCGTTCATCTCGTGTAAAAATCTTTGTACCCCCCAAACGGACACCTATCGAAGCCGTAACGAACCCACCCCGAACCACCTCAAAAAATAAACCCGACCCTTCGGCTTACTCCAAGCGGTCAGCACTTGTTTTTCTAATAAGGAATCTCAGAATGCTGTTCTATATATTTAAGGTAATGCGTACTCATAGCCTTTACCAACTCCTCAAAAACTACTCTCTGCACAGCGGCAGTGTTGAGCACCTCAACAAACCCTCTTGCTTGGAAATCTCGGCATAAGGCACTTCCTCCACTGTAAAGCCCTGTGCTCGGAGCCAATGGTTCAGCCGTGTAAAGCCGCGTTCTGATACCACCACCTCAGGCGAGATAGAGAACACATTACTACACATCGCATACATCTCTTCTCGCTCAATATGGAAGAGGTTTTCTTTGCCAAAGAAATTGGCTAAATAGTCATAGTCAGCCACGTCTCTAAAGCCTCCTTTGTAGATAATCGCTTTACCACGCCCCACAGGTTGAAAGCAGCAATCCAAATGCAACGCATTATCACGCGCCTCAGTCTTCGACTTTACCAAGTCAAATTCACGTATGGTCTTCTCAGGGAATAGCCTTTTGAGGAACGCTACCCCTGCCATATTAGTGCGTGCCGTGATTTGCTCCTTATAGTCCGCACCCTTGTAAGTCCCCACGAAGATATGGTCGCCCCACGGCATCACATCGCCACCCTCGATGTGTACCTCCTCAGGGGGTGTAATCACACGCTCTGGGGGCAACTGTCGTACGATGTACTCAATAGCCTCAAACTCCGCCTCACGATCAGGCAAGATATTGGCTTTAATAAACTTATCTTCGATCACAAAGCCGATGTCGCGTGTGAAAATCTGGTTGCAGTCTTTGATGATTTCAGGGCGTAACACCTCTACACCGTGCTTTTTAAGTATAGTGGCAAAAGCCTCCATCTCAGCCACCATATCCGTCTCCACAGGGTAAGTGCCCGCCGCAATATGCTCTGCCGACTTCGGGTCGTAAGCCTCCTCCAACGTAGGAGTAGGACCATTGCTCACCGCTGTGCCTAATATCACTGCCCTAAGGCGACTCGTTTCATCTGTAATGTGTAATTTTCTCATAAATAATTAGTTTTGACCTTTAAGGACTGAACTTTGAAGTAAGTACTCATCGCCTGTAGTTACACCCCTAAAAGGCTCTTTTAAGAATGCAAAGATATAACTTTTTAATGAATAACAAACATTGCATAATCAATAATTTAAACAAAAATAACGTAAAACTATATGCAAA from Capnocytophaga haemolytica harbors:
- a CDS encoding dimethylarginine dimethylaminohydrolase family protein encodes the protein MRKLHITDETSRLRAVILGTAVSNGPTPTLEEAYDPKSAEHIAAGTYPVETDMVAEMEAFATILKKHGVEVLRPEIIKDCNQIFTRDIGFVIEDKFIKANILPDREAEFEAIEYIVRQLPPERVITPPEEVHIEGGDVMPWGDHIFVGTYKGADYKEQITARTNMAGVAFLKRLFPEKTIREFDLVKSKTEARDNALHLDCCFQPVGRGKAIIYKGGFRDVADYDYLANFFGKENLFHIEREEMYAMCSNVFSISPEVVVSERGFTRLNHWLRAQGFTVEEVPYAEISKQEGLLRCSTLPLCRE